One window from the genome of Cryptomeria japonica chromosome 6, Sugi_1.0, whole genome shotgun sequence encodes:
- the LOC131067984 gene encoding auxin-induced protein PCNT115 isoform X1 encodes MANVGTKKLGQQGLCVSAQGLGCMGMSFLYGPPKPEQEMIDLIHYAVNRGVTFLDTSDMYGPETNEILLGKALKGIREKVQIATKFGITWANGEFGLRGDPAYVRAACEASLKRLDVDYIDLYYQHRVDTSVPIEATMGELKKLVEEGKIKYVGLSEASASTIRRAHAVHPITAVQIEWSLWTRDSEAQIIPTCRELGIGIVTYSPLGRGFFASGAKLLESVTDYDYRKGSPRLQSENLGHNQALFQKLSEISLRKGCSPSQLALAWVQHQGNDVVPIPGTTKIKNLDDNIFSVSVNLTADDMKEIEAIFPVDAAAGGRSREEELQMSWMNSETPPYNILH; translated from the exons ATGGCGAATGTGGGTACGAAAAAGTTGGGGCAGCAGGGACTTTGTGTGTCTGCACAGGGTCTGGGATGTATGGGCATGTCCTTTTTGTACGGCCCTCCCAAACCTGAGCAAGAGATGATTGACCTCATTCACTATGCTGTCAACAGAGGTGTCACTTTTCTTGATACTTCAGACATGTATGGACCAGAAACCAATGAAATTCTTCTAGGAAAG GCTCTGAAAGGCATCAGAGAGAAGGTGCAGATTGCTACTAAGTTTGGAATCACTTGGGCTAATGGAGAATTCGGCCTGAGAGGAGATCCTGCATACGTGAGGGCTGCCTGTGAAGCAAGCCTCAAGAGGCTTGATGTAGACTACATTGATCTTTATTATCAGCACAGGGTGGATACTAGTGTACCCATAGAAGCTACT ATGGGTGAACTAAAGAAGCTGGTAGAAGAGGGAAAGATAAAATATGTGGGTTTGTCCGAAGCCTCTGCTTCAACAATCCGTAGAGCCCATGCAGTGCATCCAATCACTGCTGTGCAGATTGAATGGTCTCTCTGGACTAGGGATTCTGAGGCCCAAATCATTCCTACCTGCAG GGAGTTGGGGATTGGGATTGTTACATACAGCCCTTTAGGCAGGGGATTCTTTGCCTCAGGAGCAAAACTTCTTGAAAGTGTGACTGATTATGACTACCGTAAG GGGAGTCCAAGGCTTCAAAGTGAGAATCTTGGGCACAACCAAGCTCTATTCCAAAAGCTAAGTGAGATCAGTTTACGAAAAGGATGCAGCCCAAGCCAGCTTGCTCTTGCATGGGTTCAGCACCAGGGGAATGATGTTGTGCCCATACCCGGAACCACCAAGATTAAGAACCTGGACGATAATATATTCTCGGTCTCTGTAAATCTGACTGCAGATGACATGAAAGAAATTGAGGCCATCTTTCCTGTAGATGCTGCAGCTGGAGGTCGAAGCAGGGAAGAGGAATTGCAAATGAGCTGGATGAATTCAGAAACGCCCCCTTACAATATTCTTCATTGA